The following proteins come from a genomic window of Paenibacillus spongiae:
- a CDS encoding TolB family protein, with product MNHAKGKREAAAAAGIVCLLLLSACNTNAGQEERIVIEKPEKTITVVEKKPPAVSTTIEVEKIDTYEGVRGMDWLSEDQLIIAKPNEQAQPLSVEGEERQPNNLYIRDLTTGADEILSEKQMDQSSAVLSPDKKHLFYKQHVEETATGYIMNLATRETVQTGKQFIGMYESEWADNERVVFITESADIARSDIDGNTEILVTTQDFSTFNAKQRDGMLYYISEQNVLFQYDLKTKERTALDKQVIWFAPSNDGKQFALVKHLNKLEVEEMQMELTIVDQAMQPKGRIAGGNQVFGTSWSPDGTKLAYTIVSGGNVQGVYVADVVSGKATQLSVDMELASDPLRWSPSGDKLLMSTSVFRGNKPLFITYVITLKS from the coding sequence ATGAACCATGCAAAGGGGAAGCGGGAGGCTGCTGCGGCAGCCGGTATCGTCTGCCTTCTATTGCTTAGCGCATGCAATACGAACGCCGGGCAGGAAGAGCGGATCGTGATCGAGAAGCCGGAGAAAACGATCACGGTCGTAGAGAAGAAGCCTCCTGCCGTCTCAACGACGATTGAAGTGGAGAAGATCGACACCTATGAAGGCGTACGCGGCATGGATTGGCTCAGCGAGGATCAGTTGATAATCGCCAAGCCTAACGAACAGGCGCAGCCGTTGTCGGTGGAAGGCGAGGAGCGTCAGCCGAACAACTTGTATATTCGAGACCTTACGACCGGTGCCGATGAGATTCTTTCGGAGAAACAGATGGATCAGAGCTCTGCTGTCTTGTCTCCCGATAAGAAGCATCTGTTCTATAAACAGCATGTGGAAGAGACGGCCACCGGATATATTATGAATCTGGCTACTCGCGAGACCGTCCAGACAGGAAAGCAATTTATCGGGATGTACGAATCCGAATGGGCCGACAACGAGCGTGTTGTGTTTATTACGGAATCAGCCGATATTGCCCGGTCCGACATTGACGGGAATACGGAAATTCTTGTGACCACGCAGGATTTCTCAACCTTTAATGCCAAACAAAGGGACGGGATGCTCTATTACATCAGCGAGCAAAATGTGCTGTTCCAGTATGATTTGAAGACGAAAGAACGGACGGCGCTGGATAAGCAGGTGATTTGGTTTGCTCCTTCCAATGACGGCAAGCAATTTGCGCTCGTCAAGCATCTGAACAAGCTGGAGGTCGAAGAGATGCAGATGGAGCTTACGATCGTCGATCAGGCCATGCAGCCGAAGGGCAGAATTGCCGGCGGCAACCAAGTATTCGGAACGAGCTGGTCGCCTGACGGGACCAAGCTGGCTTACACGATTGTTTCGGGCGGCAATGTCCAAGGCGTTTACGTGGCCGATGTCGTATCCGGTAAGGCAACCCAGTTATCGGTTGACATGGAGCTTGCAAGCGATCCGCTGCGCTGGAGCCCTTCAGGCGATAAGCTGCTCATGTCGACTTCGGTCTTCCGCGGCAATAAGCCCTTATTTATTACCTATGTTATCACCTTGAAATCTTAA
- a CDS encoding TetR/AcrR family transcriptional regulator codes for MTTTRKKQTEEMKAAVRSAAAALFAERGYQSVTMREIAKAAGCSHTAIYIYYKNKEDLLQQIAIPSLLELEQRMLDKLEGREADPMNVLTGICKEYVTFCLTNGSFYTVLFAGSVRVDEEDPELAVNRIRNQLFGHLDRALHLALADRTQDNGPEAMINRTRALFFMVQGYVSTYTDHVEPIEAIMERTLPYLDQGIRTLVEGMIAQIHN; via the coding sequence ATGACTACCACCCGCAAGAAACAGACGGAAGAAATGAAAGCCGCCGTCCGCAGCGCCGCTGCCGCGTTATTTGCCGAACGGGGCTATCAGTCCGTAACGATGCGTGAAATCGCCAAGGCAGCAGGCTGCTCTCACACTGCGATCTATATTTATTACAAGAATAAAGAGGACCTTCTGCAGCAAATTGCCATCCCGTCGCTGTTGGAGCTGGAGCAGCGGATGCTGGACAAGCTGGAAGGCCGTGAGGCTGATCCGATGAATGTCTTGACGGGGATTTGCAAGGAATACGTTACGTTCTGCTTGACCAATGGAAGCTTCTACACGGTGCTGTTCGCAGGTTCCGTGCGTGTCGACGAGGAAGATCCGGAGCTTGCGGTCAACCGTATCCGCAACCAGCTGTTCGGCCATCTGGACAGGGCTCTTCATCTTGCGCTTGCGGACCGCACCCAAGATAATGGACCGGAGGCTATGATCAATCGCACGCGGGCACTGTTCTTCATGGTTCAGGGCTATGTGTCCACGTATACCGATCATGTAGAGCCAATAGAGGCTATAATGGAGCGGACACTTCCTTATCTGGATCAAGGAATTCGAACGCTGGTAGAGGGAATGATCGCACAAATCCACAATTGA
- a CDS encoding CAP domain-containing protein, with product MKMQPWRIGVAGVLAAGMIVFGGGAAVPKADAASMNGAPVTYNLNTIDLSKLIGSGQGSANNNWFWNNLINCPPGYGGNTGGNTNGGINNGGNTNNGGNTNGGINNGGNTNNGGNTNGGNTNNGGNTNNGGSNGSVSQDAFAAQVITLVNQERAKAGLSQLTSDSLLTKVAHDKAKDMYDKNYFDHNSPTYGSPFDMMRAYGVKYSSAGENIAKGQRSPQEVMTAWMNSAGHRANILNKSFNKIGVSYYNGVWVQEFTS from the coding sequence ATGAAGATGCAACCATGGCGCATAGGTGTAGCTGGCGTACTCGCTGCAGGAATGATCGTTTTCGGAGGAGGAGCTGCTGTACCGAAGGCGGATGCCGCTTCTATGAACGGAGCCCCCGTCACGTATAATTTGAATACAATAGACTTGTCTAAGCTAATCGGATCCGGTCAAGGCTCTGCAAACAACAACTGGTTCTGGAATAACCTTATTAATTGCCCTCCGGGATATGGCGGCAACACAGGCGGCAATACTAACGGCGGTATTAACAACGGTGGGAATACGAACAACGGCGGCAACACTAACGGTGGTATTAACAACGGTGGCAATACGAACAACGGCGGTAACACCAACGGTGGAAATACGAACAATGGCGGAAACACGAACAACGGCGGCTCTAACGGCTCCGTATCGCAGGACGCTTTCGCCGCACAAGTCATTACGCTTGTTAACCAAGAGCGTGCCAAAGCCGGCTTGTCCCAGCTGACTTCGGATTCTTTGCTGACTAAAGTCGCTCATGACAAAGCGAAAGATATGTATGACAAGAACTACTTCGATCATAACTCGCCTACTTACGGCTCGCCTTTTGATATGATGCGTGCTTATGGCGTGAAATATTCCTCTGCAGGCGAGAACATTGCCAAAGGCCAACGTTCGCCGCAGGAAGTTATGACGGCTTGGATGAACAGCGCAGGTCACCGTGCGAACATCCTGAACAAAAGCTTCAACAAAATCGGCGTTTCGTACTACAACGGCGTATGGGTTCAAGAGTTTACGTCTTAA
- a CDS encoding HNH endonuclease — protein sequence MNVKHCGVCGEEKPLSSFTKRSGRGGRRGTCRSCQRKRQRGAAVSAVEDEEESASPALADLGTEESSSRTVRGAADMKDMPEEPPKRKRRRRARRKRKQTGEGGAEERLSSALLGKEEEPEASSDELEQELGRSNDGPPKRKRNRKRRKRRRPDEAKELLTSGLEKQALQPDESIEPLVPTTELPNQSGEELSGQTAETNGHIIGESLPKRKRKRKRRRKRKSMNAILTDEAERPPVRPPYKRIVPIKGKFIYDTRVLNDRGTGLIRLRGRRETGKRWSTEIPTEMAVRMVNEGAAGIINPSLIHKLYTKTDFRLYILQRDDYVCKYCGRFGDTIDHVMPKSKGGLSTPANCVCACAECNLKKADHLDFVFDDL from the coding sequence ATGAATGTAAAACATTGCGGGGTCTGCGGCGAAGAGAAGCCGTTGTCCTCGTTTACGAAGCGTTCCGGCCGAGGCGGGCGGCGCGGGACTTGCCGCTCTTGCCAGCGAAAGCGGCAGCGCGGAGCTGCTGTTTCCGCCGTGGAGGATGAGGAAGAATCCGCATCGCCGGCATTGGCCGACTTGGGAACGGAGGAGTCTTCTTCTCGGACCGTGAGGGGCGCGGCGGATATGAAAGATATGCCGGAAGAGCCTCCCAAACGAAAGCGGAGGCGCCGTGCCCGCCGAAAGCGCAAGCAGACCGGTGAAGGCGGCGCGGAAGAGCGGCTATCGTCTGCTCTTCTCGGTAAGGAAGAAGAGCCGGAAGCCTCTTCCGACGAATTGGAGCAGGAGCTTGGCCGGTCCAATGACGGCCCCCCTAAACGGAAGCGTAACCGTAAACGCAGAAAACGGAGACGGCCGGATGAGGCGAAAGAGCTGCTGACATCCGGGCTGGAGAAGCAAGCCCTACAGCCGGATGAATCTATTGAGCCGCTTGTGCCTACCACGGAGCTGCCGAACCAGAGCGGTGAGGAGCTGAGCGGACAGACGGCTGAAACAAACGGGCATATCATCGGCGAATCGCTGCCCAAACGCAAACGCAAGCGTAAGCGCCGCCGCAAGCGCAAGAGTATGAATGCGATCCTGACGGATGAAGCGGAACGTCCGCCTGTCCGTCCGCCATACAAGCGTATCGTACCGATCAAAGGAAAGTTCATTTACGACACGCGCGTATTGAATGACCGGGGAACAGGCTTGATTCGTCTTCGCGGGAGACGCGAGACGGGCAAACGCTGGTCGACGGAAATTCCGACGGAAATGGCGGTACGCATGGTGAATGAAGGCGCTGCTGGCATTATAAATCCATCGTTGATTCATAAGCTGTATACCAAAACCGATTTCCGCTTATATATTCTTCAACGAGACGATTATGTATGCAAATACTGCGGCCGTTTTGGAGATACGATCGATCACGTGATGCCCAAATCAAAAGGCGGGCTGTCCACGCCGGCTAACTGTGTCTGCGCTTGCGCGGAATGCAACCTGAAGAAAGCCGATCATCTTGACTTCGTTTTTGACGATTTATAA
- a CDS encoding sensor histidine kinase → MKGVSGGRVRLSLKWRFTVALAALLLLTVSALSWLVLREIERDQRQKVEAELKRRSELASLRVRQTFLSDSLTDDQTFMRRSGQLLASDLSGLLSGTHIVLYDRKGNEVGNSSPLSTTGSIADTLELAKKGMTVYQVAGDNLIYMSPLVWSIGQVGIVQIHYSLKGDHDFYASIERSMRNIGLTALGISFLIGFLYVQRVTKALAKLRQAADRIRSGDYIGQSPVRRRDELGELSEGIVYMSREIEQSFARQKQFIGNISHEFKTPLTSIMAYTDLLDMYQDDPALLEEARLRIRKEADRLLEMVEKVLYLSAMEQYEFSQNAETLDISETLGDVCGRMNGKAVQFGLRIITDLRPAAVTADRESLMHIFLNLLDNAIKYNVEGGQINVSCRAEGSRCVVVIRDTGIGIPEEARAKLFEPFFTVSKDRARLTGGTGLGLSLVKRLVELQNGQVTMSDPPGGEQGTVFVVTLPLAASGVSK, encoded by the coding sequence ATGAAGGGCGTGAGCGGCGGGCGGGTAAGACTCAGCTTGAAATGGCGTTTCACCGTTGCGCTTGCCGCGCTGCTATTGCTGACGGTATCCGCGCTTAGCTGGCTTGTGCTGCGGGAGATTGAACGCGATCAGAGGCAGAAGGTCGAAGCCGAGCTGAAACGGCGGAGCGAGCTTGCGAGCCTGCGCGTAAGGCAAACCTTTCTCAGCGATTCGCTTACGGACGACCAGACGTTCATGCGGCGGAGCGGGCAGCTGCTGGCTTCGGATCTGAGCGGTCTGCTCAGCGGGACGCATATCGTACTCTATGATCGGAAAGGGAACGAGGTCGGCAATTCCTCTCCGCTGTCGACGACCGGCTCCATTGCAGATACGCTTGAGCTGGCGAAGAAGGGAATGACGGTGTATCAGGTTGCCGGCGATAATCTGATTTACATGAGTCCGCTTGTATGGTCCATAGGCCAGGTCGGCATTGTACAAATACACTACTCGCTTAAAGGCGATCATGACTTCTATGCTTCCATTGAACGCAGCATGCGTAATATCGGGTTGACTGCACTGGGGATCAGCTTCTTGATCGGGTTTCTGTACGTGCAGCGGGTAACGAAGGCGCTGGCCAAGCTCCGGCAGGCGGCCGACCGGATCCGCTCCGGCGATTATATCGGCCAATCGCCGGTTAGACGCCGGGATGAGCTGGGCGAGCTGAGCGAGGGGATTGTGTATATGAGCCGTGAAATCGAGCAGAGCTTCGCAAGACAGAAGCAGTTTATCGGCAATATTAGCCACGAATTCAAAACTCCGCTTACTTCCATTATGGCCTATACCGATTTGCTGGATATGTATCAGGATGATCCGGCTCTTCTGGAGGAAGCGAGGCTGAGAATCCGCAAGGAAGCGGACCGCCTGCTGGAGATGGTCGAAAAGGTGCTCTATCTATCCGCCATGGAGCAGTATGAGTTTAGCCAGAATGCGGAAACGCTGGATATCAGCGAAACGCTTGGCGACGTGTGCGGCCGGATGAACGGTAAAGCGGTACAGTTCGGGCTGCGAATCATTACCGATCTGCGGCCCGCAGCCGTGACGGCGGATCGAGAAAGCTTGATGCATATTTTTCTCAACCTGCTCGATAATGCGATTAAATACAACGTTGAGGGCGGACAGATCAATGTATCCTGCAGAGCGGAGGGAAGCCGGTGCGTGGTCGTCATCCGTGATACCGGCATCGGGATTCCAGAAGAGGCGAGGGCCAAGCTATTCGAGCCGTTCTTCACCGTCAGCAAGGACCGTGCGCGCTTGACCGGCGGTACCGGACTGGGCTTATCGCTGGTGAAACGGTTGGTCGAGCTGCAGAACGGCCAAGTCACGATGTCGGACCCGCCCGGAGGTGAACAGGGGACGGTGTTTGTGGTAACGCTGCCGCTCGCCGCTTCTGGCGTTTCGAAGTAA
- a CDS encoding AraC family transcriptional regulator, translating to MEQLDRRTETVVDDGRRFLFALGEHELPLQVESLGYNHDQEPITRTKGYPCFHWLQTLEGEGEFELSGRQFSLPPGCGSLLFPGVPHTYAPKDKKWVTMYVTFGGSLAESILAAFDIRHTEWFHWNEDAPITAQLAAMIEQVQHDEDRSGMNASAQLYQFIMTLKKYGQTGSRSSSLFQHLEKLDPLLQWLDRHYGDPEIGLNDMAQLLGLSPRYLNSLFRQAFGITTYAYLIRLRIRKAKELMSRGDRKSIKEIAELSGYRDPSHFIATFGKTEGMTPDQFRKMQGIVF from the coding sequence ATGGAACAGCTTGATCGTCGAACGGAAACGGTGGTTGATGACGGCCGCCGGTTTCTATTTGCTCTAGGTGAACATGAACTGCCGCTGCAAGTGGAGAGCCTCGGATACAATCACGATCAGGAGCCGATTACGAGAACGAAAGGCTATCCTTGCTTCCATTGGCTGCAGACGCTTGAAGGGGAGGGCGAATTCGAGCTAAGCGGACGGCAGTTCAGCTTGCCTCCCGGCTGCGGTTCCCTGCTATTCCCCGGCGTGCCGCATACGTACGCTCCTAAGGATAAGAAATGGGTGACGATGTATGTAACCTTCGGCGGTTCGCTGGCCGAGTCGATACTCGCCGCTTTCGATATCAGACATACGGAATGGTTCCATTGGAATGAGGATGCGCCGATTACGGCTCAATTGGCCGCGATGATCGAACAGGTGCAGCATGACGAGGACCGTTCCGGCATGAATGCCTCCGCGCAGCTGTATCAATTTATTATGACTTTGAAGAAATACGGCCAGACGGGCAGCCGTTCATCGTCGCTTTTTCAGCATCTGGAGAAGCTTGATCCGCTGCTGCAGTGGCTTGACCGGCATTACGGCGATCCCGAGATCGGGTTGAACGATATGGCGCAGCTGCTCGGGCTGAGTCCGCGTTACTTGAATTCTTTATTCCGGCAAGCCTTCGGCATAACGACGTATGCATATTTGATCCGGCTTCGTATTCGCAAGGCGAAAGAGCTGATGAGCCGGGGGGACCGGAAATCGATTAAAGAAATTGCGGAGCTGTCGGGATATCGCGACCCGAGCCACTTTATCGCTACCTTCGGCAAGACGGAAGGAATGACGCCCGATCAATTTCGCAAGATGCAGGGAATCGTGTTCTAA
- a CDS encoding acetylxylan esterase, with amino-acid sequence MPIIDMPLAQLQAYTGTNPRPADFDDYWERALAEMRGTDPQIELVPSAFQTPAAECFDLYFTGVRGARIHVKYARPRGTRERHPAVVQFHGYTGSAGDWSERLAYISLGFSVFAMDCRGQGGRSEDSGGVKGNTHNGHIIRGLDDEEPDNLLFRHIFLDTAQLAAIAMNMQEVDENRVYATGGSQGGALTIACASLEPRIRKAAALYPFLSDYRRVWEMDLARDAYAELRTYFRFFDPQHERENEIFTRLGYIDIQHLAGRIKGDVVMGVGLMDTVCPPSTQFAAYNKIMSGKRLEIYPDFGHEGLPGMSDKIIQFFLQE; translated from the coding sequence ATGCCTATTATCGATATGCCGCTTGCGCAATTGCAAGCGTATACGGGAACCAATCCGCGACCTGCCGATTTCGATGACTACTGGGAGCGCGCTCTTGCCGAGATGCGGGGCACAGATCCGCAGATCGAGCTTGTGCCCAGCGCATTTCAGACACCTGCAGCGGAATGCTTCGATCTTTACTTCACCGGTGTGCGCGGTGCCCGCATTCATGTCAAGTATGCGCGTCCTCGCGGAACCCGGGAGCGGCATCCGGCGGTCGTCCAATTTCACGGCTATACGGGCAGCGCGGGGGATTGGAGCGAGCGGCTGGCGTACATATCTCTTGGATTCTCTGTGTTTGCAATGGATTGCCGCGGTCAGGGAGGCCGTTCCGAGGATAGCGGCGGAGTGAAAGGCAATACGCATAACGGGCATATTATCCGCGGCTTGGACGACGAGGAACCGGATAACCTTCTATTCCGTCATATCTTTCTCGATACGGCGCAGCTGGCTGCGATCGCGATGAACATGCAGGAGGTGGATGAGAACCGCGTTTACGCGACAGGCGGCTCACAAGGGGGAGCGCTTACAATCGCGTGCGCGTCTCTGGAGCCCCGCATCCGCAAGGCAGCTGCGTTATATCCGTTCCTGAGCGATTACCGCCGCGTATGGGAGATGGATCTGGCGCGCGATGCTTATGCGGAGCTGCGCACGTACTTCCGCTTCTTCGATCCGCAGCATGAGCGGGAGAATGAAATTTTTACAAGGCTCGGCTATATCGATATTCAGCATCTTGCCGGCCGGATCAAAGGCGACGTCGTGATGGGCGTTGGACTGATGGATACGGTCTGTCCGCCATCGACGCAATTTGCCGCTTACAACAAGATCATGTCGGGGAAGCGTCTGGAAATCTACCCGGATTTCGGACATGAAGGCCTGCCTGGCATGAGCGATAAAATCATCCAATTCTTCTTACAAGAGTAG
- a CDS encoding polysaccharide deacetylase family protein, translating into MLAASRIRKWTLVLSIVTLVLDTDTFRPTISAMKEKPAAACLPSVTDELDQRAEDSKPNTSPGAISKQAGTYAEQKSAAETDRRRSRKGHKRSKQAQHAVSWAQLQKMYPSAFYLGGPRKVRKVALTFDDVPDVKYTPQVLDVLAKYKVRATFFVVGSRARAHPSVVRRMRREGHLIGNHSYNHPVFTQISMQKFQQQVLRTDAVLRPLAGYSPKLIRPPYGEILPKQIEWAKRNGFVIVNWNVDSEDWKSLDSSSIIINIKRTLKPGSIILQHAGGGGGQDLSGTINALPRLIRLLRSKGYQIVTLPELLNRPVARSS; encoded by the coding sequence ATGTTAGCAGCAAGCCGTATAAGAAAATGGACGCTAGTCCTGTCGATCGTCACACTTGTGCTCGATACCGATACCTTCCGGCCCACGATTTCGGCCATGAAGGAAAAGCCCGCGGCAGCTTGTCTGCCCTCTGTCACGGACGAATTGGACCAACGCGCCGAAGATAGCAAGCCGAATACATCTCCGGGAGCCATCAGCAAGCAGGCGGGGACATACGCAGAGCAGAAGAGCGCGGCGGAGACAGATCGGCGCCGCAGCCGAAAAGGGCATAAACGCAGCAAGCAGGCGCAGCATGCCGTATCCTGGGCACAGCTGCAGAAAATGTACCCGAGCGCCTTCTATTTGGGCGGACCGCGCAAAGTCAGGAAGGTCGCGCTTACCTTCGACGATGTACCGGATGTGAAATACACCCCGCAGGTTCTCGATGTGCTGGCCAAATATAAAGTGCGGGCCACTTTCTTCGTGGTCGGCTCAAGAGCCCGCGCCCATCCTTCTGTCGTCCGGCGGATGCGGAGAGAAGGCCATTTGATCGGAAACCATTCCTACAATCATCCGGTTTTCACCCAGATATCGATGCAGAAATTCCAGCAGCAGGTCTTGCGTACCGATGCCGTCCTACGACCGCTTGCCGGCTACAGCCCGAAGCTCATCCGGCCGCCCTATGGCGAAATATTGCCGAAGCAGATTGAATGGGCGAAGCGGAACGGATTCGTTATCGTAAACTGGAATGTCGACTCGGAGGATTGGAAGAGCCTGGACAGCAGCAGCATTATTATTAACATTAAACGAACGCTGAAGCCCGGATCGATCATCCTGCAGCATGCCGGCGGCGGAGGCGGACAAGATTTATCGGGTACGATTAACGCCCTCCCCCGCCTCATCCGTCTGCTTCGCAGCAAAGGGTATCAAATCGTCACCCTGCCCGAGCTCCTGAACCGTCCTGTCGCCCGATCATCATAA
- a CDS encoding response regulator transcription factor: MDKKILVVDDEQSIAGAIAYAFRREGYVVDIAYNGEEALAKAAIFKPHVMVLDVMMPKMNGYDVCRNLENRTGLGIIMLTVKNDIVDKVIGLELGADDYMTKPFDLRELVARVKALFRRLESKREDEALPVVVGELRLTIPNRTVLLRGEALELTPKEFDLLSLLLTHPERVYTRDELLDLVWDIDYAGGTRTVDIHMQRLRKKLGEPYQQLLQTVYGIGYKALRELIL; encoded by the coding sequence ATGGACAAAAAAATTCTCGTCGTGGACGATGAGCAGAGCATTGCCGGAGCAATTGCCTATGCCTTCCGGCGCGAAGGGTATGTGGTAGATATCGCCTATAACGGCGAAGAGGCATTGGCTAAAGCAGCCATCTTCAAGCCGCATGTTATGGTGTTGGACGTCATGATGCCGAAGATGAACGGATATGACGTTTGCCGCAATCTGGAGAACCGTACGGGACTTGGCATCATTATGCTGACGGTGAAGAACGATATTGTAGATAAAGTAATCGGATTGGAGCTCGGCGCCGACGATTACATGACGAAGCCATTCGACCTGCGCGAGCTGGTGGCCCGTGTGAAGGCGTTGTTCCGCCGGCTGGAGAGCAAGCGCGAGGATGAAGCGCTGCCGGTCGTGGTCGGCGAGCTCCGGCTCACGATTCCAAATCGGACGGTGCTGCTTCGCGGCGAGGCGCTGGAGCTGACGCCCAAGGAATTTGATTTGCTTTCTTTGCTGTTGACGCATCCCGAGCGCGTGTATACGCGTGACGAGCTGCTTGATTTGGTATGGGATATTGATTATGCAGGCGGAACGCGTACCGTGGATATCCATATGCAGCGGCTTCGGAAGAAGCTGGGCGAGCCTTACCAGCAGCTTCTCCAGACCGTTTATGGCATCGGATACAAAGCGCTGCGCGAGCTGATCCTATGA
- a CDS encoding mannose-1-phosphate guanylyltransferase, translating into MNIVIMAGGRGTRFWPRSTASMPKQFLPFHSDRTLIQETAARFLKLVPGSRLYAAVPDRYLPLLARQLPDMPPNQYIIEPEQKDTAACMALAALRFLDQGDDSPLVFVPSDQYVSDERAFLAAIEQAAAAACLDDAIVTLGIEPDRPETGFGYLRTLDKSSDMAKNMPQGVLRVVQFLEKPDAGRAAELIRESGIYWNSGIFVWRPSTIASSLQRYQPQLWNILRSHPHDAAAAYAQMPALSIDYAVMEQAQSIYCIPVRCGWDDIGSWAALERHLTPDSSGNIRHGEEPIVLPNATGNTVFADRQALIVGVHDLIIVSTPHGLLVCPKAEEAKLKTWLTHIRGE; encoded by the coding sequence GTGAATATCGTCATCATGGCCGGCGGTAGAGGGACTCGGTTCTGGCCGCGGAGCACCGCATCCATGCCGAAGCAATTTCTGCCTTTCCATTCGGACCGGACCTTAATTCAAGAAACAGCCGCCCGCTTCCTCAAGCTGGTGCCAGGAAGCCGCTTGTACGCAGCCGTACCCGACCGTTACCTGCCTCTGCTCGCCCGGCAGCTCCCCGACATGCCGCCGAATCAATACATTATCGAACCCGAACAAAAGGATACTGCAGCATGTATGGCTCTTGCCGCATTAAGATTTCTGGATCAGGGCGACGATTCGCCCCTTGTCTTTGTCCCCTCGGATCAATATGTTTCCGATGAACGGGCATTCCTGGCGGCTATCGAACAGGCCGCAGCCGCAGCCTGCCTAGATGATGCGATTGTAACACTCGGCATCGAACCGGATCGGCCCGAAACCGGCTTCGGTTACTTACGAACGCTCGATAAGTCCAGCGATATGGCAAAGAATATGCCTCAAGGCGTACTCCGCGTCGTTCAATTTCTTGAGAAGCCGGATGCCGGCCGTGCCGCGGAATTGATTCGCGAGTCTGGAATATATTGGAATAGCGGCATATTCGTATGGCGCCCCTCCACCATTGCCAGCAGCCTGCAGCGTTATCAGCCCCAGTTGTGGAACATACTGAGATCGCATCCGCACGATGCGGCAGCTGCATATGCGCAGATGCCCGCGCTTTCCATCGACTACGCGGTTATGGAGCAGGCCCAATCTATTTACTGCATCCCGGTTCGCTGCGGATGGGACGATATCGGCTCATGGGCTGCGCTCGAACGCCACCTAACCCCGGATTCAAGCGGGAACATCCGGCATGGCGAGGAGCCCATTGTGCTTCCGAACGCTACCGGCAATACCGTATTTGCAGACCGGCAGGCGCTGATCGTCGGCGTCCATGATTTGATCATCGTCTCTACGCCGCATGGTTTGTTGGTCTGTCCGAAGGCGGAGGAAGCCAAGCTCAAGACATGGCTGACGCATATCCGGGGCGAGTAA
- a CDS encoding 3D domain-containing protein has protein sequence MKNWNWKKGTAAAVLGLTLFAHAGAANAATNHKAADGDTFWKLSKRYGVTVDSLMKANPKVNAQNIYEGLNIIVPSGSTMKAAAAAPAAAPASTMKASSDSEQLNLGGRIFNYTDAFQVKASAYTSAASENGGWGAVDYFGNPLKLGTIAVDPKRIPLGSKVYVTGYDYDGLPVGGMIMTATDMGGAIKGNRIDIYVPHSQQQARTFGFQYVDVFVLE, from the coding sequence TTGAAGAATTGGAATTGGAAGAAAGGCACGGCAGCGGCTGTGCTTGGCTTGACCCTATTTGCCCATGCAGGCGCCGCCAATGCGGCTACGAATCACAAGGCGGCGGACGGCGACACGTTCTGGAAGCTGTCCAAACGTTATGGCGTTACGGTCGATTCGCTCATGAAGGCGAATCCGAAGGTAAATGCGCAGAACATTTATGAAGGCTTGAACATTATCGTTCCAAGCGGCAGCACCATGAAAGCAGCGGCTGCAGCACCTGCGGCAGCGCCCGCCAGCACGATGAAGGCGTCATCCGACAGCGAGCAGCTCAACCTTGGCGGACGGATATTCAATTACACGGATGCCTTCCAGGTAAAAGCGAGCGCATACACATCCGCAGCTTCGGAGAACGGCGGCTGGGGAGCAGTGGACTACTTCGGAAATCCGCTTAAGCTCGGTACGATTGCAGTAGATCCCAAGCGGATTCCGCTAGGCAGCAAGGTTTATGTGACAGGTTACGATTATGACGGCCTGCCGGTAGGCGGCATGATTATGACAGCTACCGACATGGGCGGGGCAATCAAAGGAAACCGGATCGACATCTATGTTCCGCATTCGCAGCAGCAGGCGAGAACGTTCGGCTTCCAATATGTCGATGTCTTTGTTTTGGAATAG